A single region of the Populus nigra chromosome 2, ddPopNigr1.1, whole genome shotgun sequence genome encodes:
- the LOC133682359 gene encoding cytochrome b561 and DOMON domain-containing protein At3g61750-like, whose protein sequence is MANSRFQKSRLVFVLLSFLFFVSRLRIFVAADDKSNESNKDDGYDFAVTEEDQIGDNSTLSGGAYAAPSGVAMDQERSELCKTDMSSFLPPPYSNISNMVCKPVWNTFLLRYHKKEDNVVTFILSAVYTIGWVAMGFSKDGRMVGSSAMVGWFNRKGQARIKEYYLQGTRPSQVIEDAGELDLTKVPPAVVINGAMIYLAFQAKFEKPLASQPIILAFGTRYPNHYRLSAHDDKTAILFDFTAGSASRAHINPGQMKKNHGVLGTLAWGLFLPSGAIVARYLKHKEPLWYYLHAGIQFLGFLLGLANVVLGQQLYSKIDANVPSHRGIGIFALTLSILQILAFFLRPKKDAKIRKYWNWYHHWFGRIALFFGVFNIVWGIHLGAAGTSWKIGFGFLITMILVTVIILETLTWLRRSEKTTPPETFQMNPI, encoded by the exons ATGGCAAATTCAAGATTTCAAAAATCGAGGCTTGTGTTTGTTTTATTAAGCTTCTTGTTTTTTGTCTCGAGACTCAGGATCTTCGTGGCTGCTGATGATAAGTCAAATGAGTCTAACAAAGATGATGGTTATGATTTTGCAGTCACAGAAGAAGATCAGATTGGTGACAATAGCACTCTTAGTGGTGGTGCTTATGCTGCCCCTAGTGGTGTTGCTATGGATCAGGAAAGATCCGAGCTTTGCAAAACCGATATGAGTAGTTTTCTTCCTCCACCATATAGTAACATATCAAATATGGTCTGCAAACCAGTTTGGAATACTTTTCTGTTGAGG TATCACAAGAAAGAAGATAATGTGGTGACTTTTATATTATCTGCTGTATACACAATCGGATGGGTGGCAATGGGGTTTTCGAAGGATGGAAGGATGGTTGGATCCAGTGCTATGGTGGGCTGGTTCAATAGGAAAGGTCAGGCGAGAATCAAAGAGTATTACTTGCAAGGTACTAGGCCATCACAGGTCATAGAGGATGCAGGTGAATTGGACCTCACAAAGGTTCCACCTGCTGTTGTGATTAATGGGGCTATGATTTACTTGGCATTTCAAGCCAAGTTTGAAAAACCTCTCGCTTCCCAGCCAATCATATTGGCTTTCGGAACCAGGTATCCAAATCACTACCGCCTATCCGCGCACGATGACAAGACCGCTATTCTTTTCGACTTCACTGCAG GTTCTGCGTCTAGAGCACATATAAATCCTGGGCAGATGAAGAAGAATCACGGGGTATTAGGAACCTTGGCATGGGGTCTATTCCTTCCTAGTGGGGCAATTGTTGCAAGGTATTTGAAGCATAAAGAACCACTCTGGTATTATCTACATGCTGGTATTCAGTTTTTGGGATTTCTCTTGGGGCTTGCCAATGTGGTTCTTGGACAGCAACTCTATAGCAAGATTGATGCCAATGTACCATCACACAGAGGCATAGGCATCTTTGCTCTCACTCTTAGTATTCTTCAG ATATTGGCGTTCTTTTTAAGGCCTAAGAAAGATGCCAAGATCCGCAAGTACTGGAATTGGTACCACCACTGGTTTGGAAGGATTGCCCTCTTCTTTGGAGTCTTCAATATAGTGTGGGGAATCCATCTAGGAGCTGCAGGGACGTCATGGAAGATAGGCTTTGGGTTTCTAATTACTATGATTCTAGTCACAGTTATTATTCTCGAAACGTTGACATGGTTGAGGAGATCAGAGAAGACTACTCCACCTGAAACCTTCCAAATGAATCCAATTTAG
- the LOC133682738 gene encoding phosphatidylinositol 4-kinase gamma 4-like: MSSGVALSPIQSEPALSFNCMSGKPVPPPDESILIYLSVSGSVTPMRVLKSDSIESVKLQIQSYKGFVVKNQKLVCGGRELARSNSLVRDYGVTDGNVLHLVLRLRDLQVINVRTTSGKRLTFYVQRGRDVGYVKGRDVGYVKQQTAKKEKEFDDLDEQEVVCEGEPLEDQRLIDDVCRYNNNNNDAAIHLLVRKSSKVRARPVEKNFELDIVASRLNDRENVSRQYDTSEENDRRGYEVDRGIVPRKPPERDFSLEPIIVNPKIEFPTAIWDMVNATIDGLDVGFDPIRSMEGTGGAYFMQDSYGERFVSVFKPIDEEPMAVNNPRGLPLSSDGEGLKKGTRVGEGALREIAAYILDHPESGRRSLFGGSKGFAGVPPTLMIKCLHKGFNHPEGVTIKIGSLQMFMENNGSCEDMGPGAFPLKEVHKISVLDIRMANADRHAGNILLGKDQEDGQTVLIPIDHGYCLPESFEDCTFEWLYWPQARQPYDSKTIDYIKSLDAEEDIALLKFHGWDMPVECARTLRISTMLLKKGVERGLTPYAIGSIMCRETLKKETIIEEIVQEAQDSTLPVTSEALFLETVSHIMDRRLDEIAESNF, encoded by the exons atgtCTTCAGGTGTGGCTTTAAGTCCAATTCAAAGTGAACCTGCTCTTTCCTTTAATTGCATGAGTGGGAAACCGGTTCCGCCCCCTGATGAGTCGATTTTGATTTATCTCTCTGTTTCGGGATCTGTAACGCCAATGCGGGTGCTAAAGTCTGATTCTATTGAATCCGTGAAGTTACAGATTCAATCTTATAAGGGGTTTGTTGTAAAGAACCAAAAATTGGTGTGTGGAGGCCGGGAGCTTGCCCGGAGCAATTCCCTTGTTCGTGATTATGGGGTCACGGATGGGAATGTTCTGCATTTGGTTCTTAGGCTTAGGGATCTTCAGGTTATAAATGTTAGGACTACAAGTGGGAAACGGTTGACATTTTATGTGCAGCGAGGGAGGGATGTTGGGTATGTGAAAGGGAGGGATGTTGGGTATGTGAAGCAACAGACtgcaaagaaagagaaggaatttGATGATCTTGATGAGCAAGAGGTTGTTTGCGAGGGGGAGCCGCTTGAGGATCAAAGACTGATTGATGATGTATgtagatataataataataacaatgatgCAGCAATTCATTTGTTAGTGAGGAAATCATCAAAAGTTAGGGCTAGGCCCGTGGAGAAGAATTTTGAATTGGATATTGTCGCGTCAAGATTGAATGATAGAGAGAATGTTAGCAGACAATATGACACTAGTGAAGAGAATGATAGGAGAGGTTATGAAGTTGATAGAGGGATTGTACCGAGAAAGCCTCCTGAAAGGGATTTTTCATTGGAGCCAATTATTGTTAATCCCAAAATTGAATTTCCCACTGCAATCTGGGATATGGTTAATGCTACCATTGATGGGTTGGATGTTGGATTTGACCCGATCAGGTCTATGGAGGGTACAGGAGGGGCTTATTTCATGCAGGATTCATATGGAGAGaggtttgtttctgtttttaagCCAATTGACGAGGAACCTATGGCTGTGAACAACCCTCGAGGGCTGCCATTGTCTTCAGATGGTGAAGGTTTGAAAAAAGGTACAAGAGTTGGAGAAGGAGCTTTAAGGGAAATTGCAGCTTACATTCTGGATCATCCAGAGAGTGGACGCAGATCTTTGTTTGGTGGAAGTAAGGGCTTTGCTGGGGTCCCGCCTACACTTATGATCAAGTGCTTGCACAAAGGTTTCAACCATCCAGAAGGTGTAACCATCAAGATTGGGTCCCTGCAGATGTTTATGGAGAACAATGGAAGCTGTGAGGATATGGGACCTGGGGCTTTCCCATTGAAGGAAGTCCATAAAATCTCTGTGTTGGATATTAGGATGGCCAACGCAGATAGGCATGCTGGGAATATTTTGTTGGGCAAAGATCAAGAAGATGGCCAGACTGTGCTGATTCCAATTGATCATGGATATTGCTTGCCTGAAAGT TTTGAAGACTGCACATTTGAATGGCTTTATTGGCCCCAAGCTCGTCAACCTTATGACTCCAAGACCATTGACTACATAAAATCATTGGATGCTGAAGAGGATATCGCCCTTCTGAAGTTTCATGGATGGGACATGCCAGTTGAATGTGCACGCACTCTCCGCATATCCACCATGCTCCTGAAGAAAGGAGTGGAGAGGGGGCTCACCCCTTATGCCATTGGAAGTATAATGTGCAGAGAGACCTTGAAGAAGGAAACTATTATTGAGGAGATTGTCCAAGAAGCACAGGATTCCACGCTTCCTGTAACAAGTGAAGCTCTATTCCTTGAAACAGTATCACATATCATGGATCGCCGCCTTGATGAGATTGCTGAATCAAATTTCTGA